Within Actinobaculum sp. 313, the genomic segment TCCATTATCAAGTTGGTTGCTATCGGAGCGTTGGTCGTTGTGGCAGCGGGCATGGTTATCACAGGCTTCACCTCGCCCGATGGCACCAAGGCCTCCGTGACGCATATTTGGAGTCATGGCGGTCTGTTCCCAACCGGGTTCTGGGGCTTCCTGGGTGGTTTCCAGTTGGCCATCTTCGCTTTTGTCGGCATTGAGCTCGTGGGTACCACGGCAGCTGAGACGAAGGACCCGACGGTCACGTTGCCGCGGGCAATCAACTCCATCCCGGTGCGTGTTCTGCTCTTTTACGTGGTGGCGCTGGCCGCCATCATGTGCGTTATCCCATGGGACGAGGTCAATCCGAACAAGTCGCCATTTGTCAACCTATTCACGCTGATGGGCCTCGCCGCGGCTGCCTCGCTCATGAACTTCGTGGTGCTCTCCAGTGCGTCGTCGTCGTGCAATTCCGGCATCTATTCCACCTCGCGCATGTTGTACGGGCTGGCGCATAAGAAGATGGCACCGCAAGCATTCGGCAGACTCACCCGGCATGGTGTGCCGTGGATCGGCCTGATTACGACGGTCGCCTTGATCTGTGCGTCACTGGCATTAACGGCAAGTAGTGGAATTATGCGTGCGTTCACCATTGTGACGACGATCTCCTCGGTGCTATTCATCGTCGTGTGGTCGATTATCCTGGCCTGTTATCTCGTATATCTGCGGCGGTATCCGCAGGCGCATGAAGACTCCGTATACAAAATGCCAGGCGCACGGGTCATGCCGTGGGTGGTGCTCACCTTCTTCGTGCTCGCCCTCGTTGCACTGGGGTTCGACCACGACACGCTTGTCGCCATGGCGGTGACTCCCATATGGTTCGTCGTTCTGGGGATCGCCTGGCTCCGAGTTCGTGGCAGGGTTTCTGCCGACGACGCCGCTGCTGACGCCGTCGTCTCGCACTAGGAGAGGCGTACGTCCTGCTCATCGGCGTACATCTTGTCGATCAGACTCTGGTAATGCTCGATGGCATGGGAGCGGCGTACCTTCAATGTCGGGGTTGCGGTGCCGTCGTCGACGGTCATCTCAGCGTCAAGAATCTCAAAACGCTTGACTGTTTCCCAACTGCCCAGCTTCGAGTTTGCCCGGTCAATGTCTCGCTGTAGCTGGCGGCGTACTTCCTGCAGCCGCACCGCCTCGGAGTACGGCATTCCGGCGCGCTCATGGGCAGAGCACCACTCGGAGATCCACTGCGGATCCAATGAGACAAGGGCGACGCAGTACTTGTGGCCTTCACCGACTACCACGGCCTGTGAGATCGCCTCCGAATTACCGGTCAGCATCGCCTCGACTTCGGAAGGCGAAACAAACTTTCCGTTGGAGGTTTTGATGACGTCCTTGATCCGGTCGGTGATGTAGAGGAAGCCATCGTTGTCGACTCGCCCAATGTCCCCGGTGTGGAACCAGCCGTCCCTGATGACCTGCGCGGTTAACTCGGGGTCGTTGTGATAGCCGCGCATCACGCACGGACCCTTAATGAGGATTTCACCGGTGCCTTCGTCCACGCGTACAGCCGATCCGGGAATAATCCTTCCCACCGAGCCGAAGGTGAGATCCTGCGGGCGGTTGTAGAAGGTGACTGCGGCAGTCTCCGTTACCCCGTATCCCTCCAGAAGCGGAATGCCCAGGTTGAAGAACCACCGTTGTAACTCCGGGTTGAGCTTGGCGGAGCCGGAGATGACGTACTGCAGCTTTCCGCCAAGCTGTCGGCGGATGGTGGAGAACACGAGGCGATCAGCCAGGCGGTATTGGGCCGCGAGCCGGGCAGGCATTTTCAAGTGTTGGGAGCGGTAGGGGAAGGACTGTTCGCCTACCCGCATCGCCCACTTCACAATCTTGCCTTTGCTAGAGTCCGGCGGTGCTGCGTTCAGAACTCCGGAACGTACCTTTTCGAAGATGCGCGGGACCCCGCACATAAGTGTGGGATGGACTTTCGCCATGTTGGGCACGATCTGGTCGATACGTCCGTCCAGGGCATTGATTGTGCCGGTATACAGCGAAATGAGGATCATACACTTGCCGAAACCGTGTGATAGGGGCAGCCAAATGAAGTGAATATCGCGGTCTTGGATGGTGTTGTTAGCACCCCAACCGATGGCTTCATAAATCCATGTCCCCTGTGTGATCTCCACGCCCTTGGGTCGCCCGGTGGTACCCGAGGTGTAGATGATGGTTGCAAGGGTGTCATGTGAGGTCGTGTCCATGGCGTTACGTACGCATACGGGAGATTCCTTCAAATGGCGCCGTCCGTGAGCCTCAAGTTCCTCCCAGGTCAGGACGCGTGGATCCGCTGAGCGGTTCTCACCTTCCATCACGATAATGCGGCTGATCTGCTCGTTCAGAGCCTGATGCATGGTGACTTTCTCAAGGATCTGCTCGTTCTGCACGAAAATAGCGGCGGCGCCGGAATCACGCAGAATGAAATTGATATCGTCGGCGCGAGTGTTGGGATAGAGCGAGTTCGTTGTCGCGCCGATAACAGACAGCGCCATATCTGCAGCGATCCAGCGTATTGAAGTCCCGGCACAGATTCCGACGACATCGCCCGTCCTATAACCGAGAGCCAGCAGACCTGCACCAAGAACATGGGTCCAGTCACGGAATGCACTCCAGCTCATCTCGCGCCATATGCCCTTCGCATCCGGATACATCCAGCCGGTCTGGTCGGGGTTGGTGCTCGCTTTGTCATCTAGCGCCGCTCCGATATTGGGCCAGGAGTTGTCGAAAGCATCTTGGATATCAGCTGCGAGATCGTGCGTGCCATAATCCATGCTCTAACAATACGCTCGTTCAGAGTTCATAAGGCGAACTTGCCGGGTGAGTGCGGTGCGTGGCCGCTGGAGCGCGAAGGGGCCGAGTGACACCGCAAATCGTGGACGTGCGTGGTGTGCGGCGGATGGAGCGCGAAGGGACTGCGCGGAGGGCCGCCGTTTCACCCTATCTCCGGTGGATTGGGCGAAGTCGTCATAAGGGGCGCACGTGGAAGATCGTTTCGCCTTGTCGCTTCTGGTTCCGGCGTGCGGAATGCGCGCATGCCTAACCGGGGGAAGGCGCACCGTATGTTTGGCGGAGTGGGTGTTCACGCCCCTAGCGGTGTCTTCCTCTCAAGCAGCGTGCACGAACTGCGGTCCCTTCCCGCCCAATTCAAGGGGCACCTTTGTTTTGGGTGCTGTGTGTGATCGTAGCCTGGGTGCCGACGCTCAACCCCAGCAGAGTCTGCATTTCGGCTTTTGCGGCTGGCCTGAACGTCCACTCCCGTGCTCCCTCGAGCAGAGCGTGTTCACACTAGATCCAGTTGATTGTGTTGTAAAACTCGGCCAGTTCCGCGTCGGTGATTTCGGGCGGAGCGCCGGAATCGCTGTAGGAAAGCATGGCGGCAAGGACGTTGACATCGTTGCGGGTGACCATGATCCCGCGAATACACATATTGCTGCTGTTCTCTTCCACCGAGCAGAAGCTAAACGTCGTTCCGGGAACCCCCTGCAGGTCGCCGCTTCCCAATTCGATAAGCGAGCTGGCATCACGCGAAAAACTCGCAATGTAGCTCCGGGCAATTTCCTCGGGAGTCGATCCGAGAAGGTCGACGTCGGTAGTGACGGTAGCTGCCAGACTTCCGCCTTTCATATATGCCCGTGTAGCCTCGTCCGAGCCGGCGTCCTCGTAGCCTTCCGGGGTGTTGATAGTCAGCAGTGTGTCGAGCGGCACGTCCGATGCGGCCGCTGAGGCTTGGGCAGAGGTCGGGTCCAGCGTCGTTGCTTGCGGTGATGTCGTTGCGTCGGGTGGCATCACCGTGGCAGCGGGCGACAGGTGCGTTGCCGTGGAAGACGTGCCCGGTTGGCTGGCGCAGGAGGTGGCGGATACGACCAGAGCGGCGGCACCAAGCAGCCCCAACGGGTATGCGAACTTCGGACGGGCAGCCTTCATACTCGTCTTTATAGCCCATCTGGCCCCCGCAGTGCCAGCGCCGGTGTTGCTAGCCGTCGTCGTGCTGCTACTGCCGCTGGCGCCGATCAGACCTGCGGGGAAGCAGTGTTGTACAGCTGAACAAGGCCTTGTAGAGAAACATCGCTGATCGGTTCTGGGGCGAGACGGTGTTTTACTTCCACCTAATGTTGTCGGTGATCTCCGCGAGCATTGACGGTGTCACTTCCGGAGCGTTGCCTGAGTCACTGTGAGTGAGAACAACGGCAATGGTGTTCTGGCCATTATGCCCGACGACGATGCCGCGCGCGCATATGTGGTCTGCGTTCGGCGTTCCATTGCCACGCATGACGAAGCCACAAGCGGTGAAAGTGACCCCTTCTTCTCCTGCCATTTCACTTGTTCCGAGTTCCGCGATCAAGGAGTCGTTGTCGGTGATGTAGGGCATGAAGGTGCGGGCGATCTCCTCTGGAGTAGTTCCGAGGGTGAGTGTATCGGCAGTGATCAGAGCTGCTTGGTCCGCGCCCTTCGAAAAACTGAGAGCATTTTCGTCGGAGTGGTAGTCCTCATAGCCGTTCGGAGCGGTGAAATCGATAATCGAGGTGATGGGAGCAGACTCACCGGTACCCGTTGTCGCAGAGCCGCTCGGCGCGGAGCTGGAGTTTGGTGAAGCAGAGTCCTGTGGTGCGCCTGAGTTCTGGGCGGTCGGATCGGGCGAGGTCGCGGAGGATGTTGCCGTCGGCGTCGTCGAGTTTGACGCGGAGGAATCACTAGCCGGGTCAGAACTCGAGCAAGCCGAGATCGTCAGGGCAAGCGCAGCCATAGCAGTGAGAAGCGTGACGCGACGAGACTTCATAGGACCTACTTTCGGAGGTGACATGTACACGGGATGTGTGCTGAGACTAGCACGGGTACGGCGCTAAAGGCACCGCGGTTGAAACGGTCGTGCAGAGAGCCTCTGTTTGTGCGTGATGTTGCCGTGCGGGCGGTGGTGTATCGTTCGCGCGTGACGCTGCCATGCGTGACGGCAACACTATTGGCTTCCAGGCACCGCCGTGGAGATGACCTGAGCGGCAGCGCTTGCCACACGTCGTAAGCCGGAGGTGTCCAGTAAGTAGCTGGTCAACGGGAAGAGCCATCACTTCCGGCCACACGTGCGGGAAACTGCTGGGGCATGGCCAATACATCGGAGTGTATATATGTTCCTGTGCGAGGCGCTGTGCCGCTTGTTCGGCGTGCGGCATCTGAAGGGCAACGGTGTAGGCGCTGGCCGCGATGATGGCTTGGGCGGGGATGCTTGCGGCGCGCAGGTAATGAACAAGCATTGCGGCATGCCGGCGGCGTCGACTCATAATCTTGGCGATGTCCAGCGCGGCAAGTAGGTGCCGGGCCGCAGTGCTCATGGAGGTTGGGTCCCGGGCCGCGTCAACGGCTTCTTCGGCTTGCGGAGTGGGGGTACCGCGTAGTCCGGCGAGCTTCAGCGTGGTGACGCGATCATCTGGTGCAGGCGGAGTCGGCGCGGGCAGGGCAGTGGCGCCCCGGGCGGCATGGGCCCAGGCGCCGTCGGGAATCGGCAACCATTTGCGGAGGGAGAGAACACTGTAGGTGGCATAGTCTGGCGGCGGGGTGTCCGGCCCGGCATGAGTGATATCGGCGACGATGGCGCGGCCTCGTTCGGCCTGCGCGTTCAGGAGTGTTGCGAGTGCGGGGACGGGGTATCACCGCAGGTTGTGCCGAATAGAATCGCAGCGCCCGGGGTGCGTTCGGTTGCTCTATCGAGTGCGGCTGGATCCGGTAGTAGATCGGTGCCGACGGGCACGTGCTGGATGCTGATGCCTTCGAGTTGGAAGGGCTCGATCATGGTGAGGCAGTAGTACGCGGGTACCAAGATGCGGTTGATTCCACGGTCTCGCAGCGCTCTGGCGACGAGACTGAGCGCTTGTCGGCCGGAGGCGACGGCGCGTGTCGGCCACACGGGTGGTTGAGCGATGCCTGCTTCATTGGAAGAGGGGGTACGCGGCGGAGGTGCGGCGCCTGGTGAGGTGCGAACGTTGGGGCGGACTGCGGTGTGACTGTGAAATGTTCCAGGTGCGGGTGGGTTGATGGCGGGTGGGGTGGTGTGTGAGGGAGGTGCTGCGGGTGGGGTAGCGGCAACACCGAAGGGATTTGGGTCCTTGCGCGCTGGGGTAGGGCCTACGTCGGTTAAAGGTGTGGCGGGGGTTGATGCCGCGATAGTAGCGCTGCACAGGGAAGCGGTTGGTGGTATGTAGTGCCCGGGGAGGAAGTCCTCGCGGGGTGCCCAGGTAAAATCGCCGCCAATTTCCGCATTTGCCATTATGGCCAACTTACGAGTATCTGCACCTGATAGCGGTCGGGGTGGAACCTAGTGGCACGTCAGGCGGAGGTGTCGATGTGTATGGGGAGTTGGTGCGGGCTGGTGTGAACCCAGCAACCAACAGGGGAGGTGTTGATGCGTACGGGGAGCTGGAAAAGCCGCTCGGTGAGGGACGTAAACTTGTCGGCGCGAGTGAAAATCTGTTGGTGAGGAGGCGAGGTGCGGCGCGCTTTGCGAATACGCACTTATCGGGTGTGGGCGGACCTCTGTTGGCGATTTGGATGTGTCGTGTGTAGTGGCCAAAGACACCATAATGCGGAGCTTGGTGTGCCTCCGCAAAGGGGCGTGTCCAAATCCCGTCCAAACGATCAGAGTGGACTTCGTTCGGGCCACGAAAACCGCACCATTCCACCATTCCTAAAACTGAATCAATCCAGTTTTGCTCCGTTTGGACGGGATTTGGACATGCTCGCCCGAGAACAGGCAGCCAAACGCCACTCGGCGTGGTCTGGCTCACGGGATAAGGAGGGGTCCTGCAGCAACCAGAGCACTTGTGTGCACAGCAGTATGGTTCTGCATGGCGCGCGGTGTCCGCTGGGTGTGCCTGGGCTGGAGGTAGTATGGTTCTGCGCGGCGCGCCGACGCGCTCTGCGCCACCTGCGCTCCTGGGACTGTTGCAGCGGGCGCCTGGCCGAGCGAAGGCGTAGGCATCGCCGGTGGTATGGGTGGACGAGGCAAAGAGAGCGGTAAGAAGTATCGGGTTTGGCGAGAAGTGTCGGTTTTTTCGCGAAGTTTCTTGAAAAACCCGACACTTCTCGAGGCTCTGCGCGGTCTCGATAGTCGACGGAGCCTCGCAGGTTCGCGGGGCCCTGAAGGTCGACGGAGCCTCGCAGGTTCGCGGGGCCTCGCAGGTTCGCGGGGCCCAGCAGCTTCACCTGGTCGCGAAGACCTCGGCTTGGAGTTTACAACTCTCGCCGAGCGAAGGCATGTGCACCGATGGTAAGTGCGCAGCAAGCAACAAGTAACCCGGTTAGTGCGGGCACCGCCAACGCCGCAGTCCCGCCGCCGACGAGCGTATTCGGCGCTCCGATAAGCCCGAGCGGAGTGTACTTCGCCAGGGGTGCGAATCCACTCAACGCTGCGCAGAGCACGTAGCAGCCCAGGGCGCATCCGGTTGCGGCGCCGGGTGAGGACACCGCTGCGGACAGGCCACAGGTCAGTGCCAGGAATACAAGTGCAGTTACTACCCAGGCCGCGCTCGCCAAGAGGAGTTGGCGCAATGGAGCATCGGCAAAAGCAAGGCGAGTCAGGCTGTACAACAGTGCCACGCCACACATGCATCCGACGACGAGTACCACCGCCCGTGCGGCAAAGGCCGCTATCGGCTGGGCCGAACGGTCGGCTGGGCGCACGGCGAGTAGGCGAGCGCGGCCGGACGAGACGAGGCTCGCCGTCGACCCACCCGCCGAAACGATGACGGCGATCATAGCTAGCTGTGCCAGGTTCTTCGTCCACTGCGCGTAGGTCTCAGCCCAACTCGCAGCGGGAACGATTCCCGCGTAGGCGTCGCCCATAACGGCTTCGGTAAACTCGGGGCCGAAACGCCCAATGAGGATGGACATGACGGCTAGGGCGAGGAAAACGCCGAGCATGACGCGCCCGAGCCAGGTACGCCGTACAGCATTCAGCTCGGTGTGAAACAGGGCGGGGAATCCAATCATGGCTGCTCCGTCAGGTGAAGGAAGACGTCCTCGAGGGTGGGGGCCTCGGAACTGAGTGAATAAAGGGCGAGGTTTGCGGCCGTGATAAGCGCCGGTATGCGCTGCGCCGCTTCGCGCCAACACGAGTCACCGGTGCGCGAAGAGTACGGCCGCGACGAGCATGATGGTGACGAGTACGGCCGCGACGAGCATGATGGTGACGAGTCCGGCCGCGACGAGCATGATGGTGAAGAGCTCGGTTCCCGGTCGTACGGAGATGAGTCCTGTTGCCTTGCCTTGCGCGGGCCGACGTTCCCTGACCGCATACCGTATCCTGGCGAGTCACCTGATCGGGAATCGCGTGGCTCCAATGCGCTGGTCCGCCGATCGCCCGGATCCGAACCACTCGGTTCGGTGCCCTCGCGGCAAAGTGTGGCAGCGGAGTCGGCGTCGGCAATTCGGACGAGGACAGCCGTACCCTGCCGAATTGCGGACCGGCACCACGGTTCGGCGCGCAGCAGCGGCAGCAGTGCTTCCGGATCCGAGCACTCGATGCGCAGGCTGTGCCCGCCCACAGACGTCCGTAGTTCGGCCACGGACCCGGAGAACAATGCGCGTCCGGAACGAAGGACCAGCGCATGCGAGGCGACCTGGGCGACGTCGGACAAATCGTGAGAGGAGAGGATGATTGTCGCGTGCTCGCTCAGTCTCGCAATGAGCTCCAGGACGGCATGGCGGCCGGCCGGGTCGAGCGCGGAGGTAGGCTCGTCAAGTACCAGCAACTCGGGTGCTCCGATCAGTGCCTGCGCCAGGCCGAGCCGTTGACGCATGCCACGTGAGTAGCCGCGAATCGGGCGAGTCATGGCCTTCTCCAGGTCTGTCATTTCCAACAACGCCGGGATTCGCTTTGCTGCAGCGGCGGGGCGGACGCCGACCAGCCGCGCCACGGACTCCAGGTACTCGTATGCCGTCATCCACTCGGGGAATGCCGGGACATCCGGGAGATACCCAAGGGCGCTCCGGGCGGAGCGCGATCCGGGAGGGGAGCCTAGAATCTTCACGGTTCCCGCGTCGGCACGCGCCAGGCCGAGCAGAATTCGCAAAGCCGTCGTCTTACCCGCGCCGTTGGGGCCGAGCAGTGCAAACACTGAGCCCTTGGGTACCTGGAAGCTGACGCCGTCAAGCGCCTGCACGCGTCCGAAGGAGCGGGCAACATTGGAAAACTCTACATCTGTCACGGGTGCTCCTTCTCGCTGCCGCAGTGCGGAGATTCTGGTGTGTGCTCATCCTTGTATGGAGTGTTCATCGGGATCATTCATAGGTGTTGTTGAAGGGTGCGGTGACCACAGTGTTTTCGTGCTCTCAACGAGTAGAACTTGCCGCTTACGAGTAAAACTTGCCGCGAGTGGCATCGCTGGGCATGCGGCCATGGCCATTTCATGTTGCCTCGTCGAGGCGACGCCGGGCCGCGTGTCTCCTTGCGGCATGCAACCACGGCCTTGTCATAATGTTTCGTTGACATGGCGCTGGGACGTATGTGTCGCCGTGGAACCGTCGTCGTACTGTGTTGGACCGTCGTCGTACAGCGCGGAAACACCCGCCTCGACTTTTGTGGTTCTAGGGGTGTCGTGGCGGGAGGAGGCGCCCAGGCCTTTTTTGGCCGTGGCATCGTTCGCCAACTCCGCCGCCAGACGGGCGTGGCGTGAACGCATGATGAAGAAGATAATCGGCCCGACGAGTTCACCGAGGATAATAATGACCGCCCAGAGCAGACGTGTTCGGCGCGAAGGGTTGTCCTGCGATGCCGTATCTGGAGGAGTTTCGGCAGCATCCACGCGCGCATCCGCCTCACCGTTCCTGCGGCTTTGACCCCTGGGCATGCCGGTGTCCAACGACCGCGTGCGTCCGATTGGCGGTACTAGATAATCGGGCATGCGTACCAAGGTCACAAGGGCCACTACGGCCAGTGTCAGTTGCACCAAGGCCAAGCAGGCAATGAAGACCTTCACCGCGGTTGGCAGGGCGAAAAAGGCGTCCAGTCCGTTCATCGCACCTCTCCAGGAACTTGTGCCGAGTTGGCGTCCGTGACGTGCCGCAGTCCAGAGCGTGTGGCCAGAATGAGGAGAACCGGCTCGATGGCCAGGGAGGCGGCACTGGCGCCAAGGACCCAAAGTGGATGGATGCGTCCATCACGTGACTTCAGCGCAAATAGCGCCGAGCTGAGCAGTGAGGCGTTCAGCAGACTCCCCATAGATCCGCGGATTAGTGCATCGCGGATATCATCCCCCTCGCGGGCCGCCCAGATGGCGGTGCCGAAATTCGCTGCGCCGAGAAGGGCCGTGCCGAGTGTTGGATCAATGGTGCCACGAACCTTCCCCGTCAGAGAGATGTTCAGCGGGAGCCGCTTGCCTCGTCGTCGTGCGGTCAGTGTTGCGGCAACGGTTCCGGCTGCCAGCACGCTCGGGAAGAAGCGCACGATGCGGCGCATGTACTCGGGGATGGCTGCTAGGACCTCGTCGTCGACGTCGTCGGGGCGGAGCAGGCCAAGTTTCACGGCGACCGCGCCCATGTTCAGGTCAGCTCCGGCGCCGAACACTCGCTTGACGAACAGTCGTGGGGAGCTGGGATCCCACAGCCGGGCGCGCGCGTCGGCGTCGAACAGGCCGGAGAAGTTTAAATCGAGGTTCGGGTTTGCGCCGCTGCCTTCGTCGTCGGGATCAGCCTCTGCCCCGGGAGCGGCGACGGCGGCAAGTTGTTCGGCGAGCCGTGCGGGGGCACCTAGTGATTCAGGGGTGGTGCCGTCGCTCAGGAGCGATTCGATCTCGCGCAGGATGTCGGTGCGGCGCGGTTCCTCGATGCGCCGTTGTGTCAGCTCGTGATCGAGCTCTTGTAGGTACAACTGTCCGTTGAGGTTGTCAGGCATCGATACCTCCGAGTAAAGCGTTTAAGGCGGATGACATCGCCGTCCAAGCGGTGTGTTGGGCGGCGAGAGCATCGCGGCCGGTGGCGGTTAGTTGGTAGTACTTGCGCGGTGGTCCGACGGGGGACTCCTGCCATTTCGTGGCGAGAAGTCCGGCTTTGGCCAGCCGGGTCAGGATGGGGTAGACGGTTCCGGCCCCCGAGTCGAGCCCGGGTGGGCCGCCAATGCGGCGACGATTTGCCCGCCATAGGTGGGTTCTTTGTCCAGCAGGGCAAGGATTGCAAGTTCAAGCACGCCTTTGCGTAGCTGTGTGGCTTGCGTTGTTTGGCCTGCCATCGTTCCTCCTCTCTTGCACGTGGTCAGTGTTCGTGGAGAGTCCGCCTGTTTCTTCTCTGGCGGACTCTCTTTTGTTGATCAACCCGTCAACGTTGTTGATCGACCCGTCGATGTTCGTGATCAACATGTCAATGTCGTTGTTCGACCTGATCGAGCTGATCGGCCTGCCGGTGTTCGTGATCGACATATCGACGTTGTGTGGCTCATTGAATGCCTCCATCATAGATGTATAACCTAGTAGCGTGCAATACCAACTAGTAGGTATTGCAAGCTTTGCCACACGAGGAGCGGTTGGGACGTGGGTGGGGAGCGGTGGGCCGGAGCAGTCGGGCGTGTCTACGACCTGGCCGCCCGCGATGGCTGCGGGATGGCCGTGGCTGCAAGGGCGGGCCTCGGCTGGGGCACGGCAGTCTCTGATGCGTTGCCACGCGGCGATGAGAGCATCCGGGCCGGTCCAGGCAGGACAGCGCGCTGCAACACAGCCGCTGAGATCGGCAGGGTTCCGGGCGGGCGTACGCTGGGACTATGGCAGTCTTTCGCGTTCAACGTGTTTACGAGGACGTCGACCAGGCAGACGGCTATCGAGTGTTGGTTGACCGGATGTGGTCGCAGAAGCTCACTAAAGAAGCGGCACACATCGACGAGGGAGACCGCGATGTCGCCCCAGCAACGAACTTGGGTG encodes:
- a CDS encoding DUF488 family protein, which gives rise to MAVFRVQRVYEDVDQADGYRVLVDRMWSQKLTKEAAHIDEGDRDVAPATNLGVASTELRRLFGHDPARMQEFSARYRQELEASGAAAAIRLCV
- a CDS encoding amino acid permease, coding for MSQRDINNADLNVVEKAEAAQNSEHLRRSLSNRHIQLIAIGGAIGTGLFMGSGKSIHTAGPSILLVYTIIGFMLYFVMRAMGELLLFKLEYKSFQDFAADLLGPWAGFVVGWTYWATWTVIGMADIIAITGYWNHWVKNQTISMILAVTLMLVLLGINMLTVKLFGEMEFWLSIIKLVAIGALVVVAAGMVITGFTSPDGTKASVTHIWSHGGLFPTGFWGFLGGFQLAIFAFVGIELVGTTAAETKDPTVTLPRAINSIPVRVLLFYVVALAAIMCVIPWDEVNPNKSPFVNLFTLMGLAAAASLMNFVVLSSASSSCNSGIYSTSRMLYGLAHKKMAPQAFGRLTRHGVPWIGLITTVALICASLALTASSGIMRAFTIVTTISSVLFIVVWSIILACYLVYLRRYPQAHEDSVYKMPGARVMPWVVLTFFVLALVALGFDHDTLVAMAVTPIWFVVLGIAWLRVRGRVSADDAAADAVVSH
- a CDS encoding long-chain fatty acid--CoA ligase, translating into MDYGTHDLAADIQDAFDNSWPNIGAALDDKASTNPDQTGWMYPDAKGIWREMSWSAFRDWTHVLGAGLLALGYRTGDVVGICAGTSIRWIAADMALSVIGATTNSLYPNTRADDINFILRDSGAAAIFVQNEQILEKVTMHQALNEQISRIIVMEGENRSADPRVLTWEELEAHGRRHLKESPVCVRNAMDTTSHDTLATIIYTSGTTGRPKGVEITQGTWIYEAIGWGANNTIQDRDIHFIWLPLSHGFGKCMILISLYTGTINALDGRIDQIVPNMAKVHPTLMCGVPRIFEKVRSGVLNAAPPDSSKGKIVKWAMRVGEQSFPYRSQHLKMPARLAAQYRLADRLVFSTIRRQLGGKLQYVISGSAKLNPELQRWFFNLGIPLLEGYGVTETAAVTFYNRPQDLTFGSVGRIIPGSAVRVDEGTGEILIKGPCVMRGYHNDPELTAQVIRDGWFHTGDIGRVDNDGFLYITDRIKDVIKTSNGKFVSPSEVEAMLTGNSEAISQAVVVGEGHKYCVALVSLDPQWISEWCSAHERAGMPYSEAVRLQEVRRQLQRDIDRANSKLGSWETVKRFEILDAEMTVDDGTATPTLKVRRSHAIEHYQSLIDKMYADEQDVRLS
- a CDS encoding ATP-binding cassette domain-containing protein — translated: MTDVEFSNVARSFGRVQALDGVSFQVPKGSVFALLGPNGAGKTTALRILLGLARADAGTVKILGSPPGSRSARSALGYLPDVPAFPEWMTAYEYLESVARLVGVRPAAAAKRIPALLEMTDLEKAMTRPIRGYSRGMRQRLGLAQALIGAPELLVLDEPTSALDPAGRHAVLELIARLSEHATIILSSHDLSDVAQVASHALVLRSGRALFSGSVAELRTSVGGHSLRIECSDPEALLPLLRAEPWCRSAIRQGTAVLVRIADADSAATLCREGTEPSGSDPGDRRTSALEPRDSRSGDSPGYGMRSGNVGPRKARQQDSSPYDREPSSSPSCSSRPDSSPSCSSRPYSSPSCSSRPYSSRTGDSCWREAAQRIPALITAANLALYSLSSEAPTLEDVFLHLTEQP